In one Arvicola amphibius unplaced genomic scaffold, mArvAmp1.2, whole genome shotgun sequence genomic region, the following are encoded:
- the LOC119805892 gene encoding interferon alpha-9-like, which produces MREPVRESKQGMIETLCFLMTLVLINYWSTCSLGCDLPQTHNLSNKGALTLLAQMRRLSPLSCLKDRKDFAFPLEKVDAQQIQKAQAIPVLQELTQQVLFLFSSEDSYFAWKTTLLDTFCTGLHQQLNDLQA; this is translated from the coding sequence ACCCTGTGTTTCCTGATGACCCTGGTGCTTATAAACTACTGGTCAACCTGCTCTCtgggatgtgacctgcctcagaCTCATAACCTCAGCAACAAGGGAGCCTTGACACTCCTGGCACAAATGAGGagactctcccctctctcctgtctaaaggacagaaaggactttGCATTCCCTCTGGAGAAGGTGGATGCCCAGCAGATCCAGAAGGCCCAAGCCATCCCTGTCCTGCAGGAGCTGACCCAGCAGGTCCTGTTCCTCTTCAGCTCAGAGGACTCATATTTTGCTTGGAAGACAACCCTCCTAGACACATTCTGTactggcctccaccagcagctCAATGACCTCCAAGCCTGA